Genomic window (Musa acuminata AAA Group cultivar baxijiao chromosome BXJ1-9, Cavendish_Baxijiao_AAA, whole genome shotgun sequence):
CGCGGGCGAAGCCAGGCTCTCCGCCGCAACCGGGGCCTGGGCGAGGAACGACCTCAGCTCCTCGCCGCGGTCCAGGTCCATGAGCGAGATACGGCCGTCGGAGCGATCGAACCCCAGGCCGAGCCCCTCCCACGTCCTGACGACCACGCCACCTAACGCCAGATCCAAACCACCATCCCGTCCATGGTCGTCCCAATAACCGCCGGATGCGGAGTCGTACTCATCGGGTGATGACGACGAGGCCTCATCTTCGTCGTCATCATCGTCGGACGGCGATTCAGATTCGAcgacgtcgtcgtcatcgtcTTCGCTAGAGGAGCAGTAGCAGACGGGTTGAGAGATGGCCGATCTGGCTCTTGTGTACCTGAGGAAGGCGAGCTTGGCCGGGCCGAGGAAGCGGAGGAAGGCGGCGAATCCGGCGACGAGGAGGGCGACAGAGGCCCAAGCGCCGGCGAGGTCGGACAGGATGCTGGCGATGAGGCCGGGGATCGGCAACGCCTCTGCCATCAGAGGGATCTCCATCAAAGCCCTAACCGTTACAACCTCGCTTCGAAACGGAGGTCGGGAGACGAGGGAGGCAGGCGGCGCCGTGGGCGAGGCAGAGGCGGTTAAATAGACGGCGGAGCAG
Coding sequences:
- the LOC108953781 gene encoding uncharacterized protein LOC108953781 — translated: MEIPLMAEALPIPGLIASILSDLAGAWASVALLVAGFAAFLRFLGPAKLAFLRYTRARSAISQPVCYCSSSEDDDDDVVESESPSDDDDDEDEASSSSPDEYDSASGGYWDDHGRDGGLDLALGGVVVRTWEGLGLGFDRSDGRISLMDLDRGEELRSFLAQAPVAAESLASPAVVVSAADGARAAAAVRVWDPRVAGERTPAAAAEWRPILRRRVMKVAGRAERVFVGGDDGVITAADLRRGRSPSVVQTWRESSLPLLRSRK